A stretch of the Kroppenstedtia eburnea genome encodes the following:
- the cas10 gene encoding type III-B CRISPR-associated protein Cas10/Cmr2: protein MNQQRLHFTLGPVQDFVAQSRRTRDLLASSFLLSYLSGHAMAKVRETGGTILFPVVDEDPLIQAIRGEDGEKPWVGTLPNRFQAILPSGVSPKTYVDDVKNAVEDAWQRIADQVWKCVVEKVAPKGKGTKKIWDRQVKYFWEITWVVGEQDDLLDRRKNWRSQIRPKEPGEKCTLIGNLQELSGYFRHEEQLEFWEALRKNLWDSQHKGFFQQIRENERLSAIGIIKRFFPLLSQEAIGWPLPEKAKGFPSTSYLAALPWVLRAVEEQPELAQAFLTEATSCDIPPTENGTHFSSVQRLIQEHPDLAGITYLNGPSFFESNLTSANYWKSIHSKVNPPVNEKKKEKLQQAHRNLTKSIGSPSSYYALLLMDGDQLGQLLQSKKGTENRGEQVSRSLAQFTTGLSELVAAHDGVTVYAGGDDVLAMLPFHQALSVSVKLRRKYRESFVKEPKATISGALVYAHRTAPLTGLLRYAHHLLDDVAKEACGRDSLAVSVWKTGGPVLTWSAKWETVIGEGRSGEDGSTVLGQWIGPHSEKDPTLFSSGFLFKLREQFAKMADFPVDDQEKEEILKTFLRAEYQRNLEQKKKVSMDELKLRVDPLIDFCMKSRNGNGDANSAEAAIFLRFLRQLEGRQP, encoded by the coding sequence GTGAACCAACAGAGGTTACATTTTACATTGGGACCCGTACAGGATTTTGTCGCACAATCCCGACGTACGCGGGATCTATTGGCCAGTTCATTCCTTCTCTCTTATCTGTCGGGGCATGCGATGGCCAAAGTAAGAGAGACTGGAGGGACAATCCTGTTCCCTGTGGTAGACGAGGATCCCTTGATACAGGCGATACGTGGTGAAGATGGGGAAAAACCCTGGGTAGGGACACTACCCAACCGATTTCAAGCGATACTTCCCTCTGGGGTTTCTCCCAAAACCTATGTTGACGACGTTAAGAATGCGGTTGAGGATGCATGGCAACGAATTGCGGATCAGGTATGGAAGTGTGTAGTTGAAAAAGTAGCTCCGAAGGGGAAGGGTACAAAAAAGATTTGGGACCGCCAAGTCAAGTACTTTTGGGAGATTACCTGGGTGGTTGGAGAGCAGGATGACTTGCTGGATCGGCGGAAGAATTGGCGAAGCCAGATTCGACCTAAAGAGCCGGGAGAAAAATGTACGCTGATCGGTAATCTGCAGGAGTTATCCGGCTATTTTCGTCATGAGGAACAATTGGAATTTTGGGAGGCTTTGCGGAAAAATTTATGGGATTCTCAACATAAGGGTTTTTTCCAGCAAATCAGGGAAAATGAGCGCTTAAGTGCAATTGGAATCATTAAACGGTTTTTTCCTTTGCTTTCCCAAGAAGCAATCGGTTGGCCCTTACCTGAAAAGGCGAAAGGATTTCCATCTACTTCCTACCTGGCGGCATTACCTTGGGTTCTCCGGGCGGTGGAGGAACAACCGGAACTGGCGCAGGCTTTTTTAACCGAAGCTACTTCCTGTGACATTCCCCCTACTGAAAACGGGACCCATTTCAGCTCCGTGCAGAGGCTGATTCAAGAGCACCCGGATCTGGCGGGGATCACCTACTTAAATGGGCCTAGCTTCTTTGAGTCCAATCTGACAAGTGCCAACTACTGGAAAAGCATTCATTCGAAGGTCAACCCCCCGGTTAATGAGAAGAAAAAAGAAAAACTACAACAAGCCCATAGAAACCTGACAAAATCCATTGGGTCTCCCTCTTCCTATTATGCTTTGCTACTGATGGATGGGGATCAGCTGGGACAATTGTTGCAGTCGAAAAAAGGGACGGAAAATCGTGGGGAACAAGTGAGTCGTTCTCTGGCGCAGTTTACTACGGGACTTTCAGAGCTAGTGGCAGCCCACGATGGGGTTACGGTCTATGCAGGTGGGGATGATGTGTTAGCTATGCTCCCCTTCCACCAAGCTCTTTCTGTTAGCGTGAAGCTACGTAGGAAATACAGGGAATCTTTTGTGAAAGAACCCAAGGCAACGATTTCAGGGGCTTTGGTTTACGCTCATCGCACAGCTCCGCTTACCGGTCTGCTCCGTTATGCCCATCATTTATTAGATGATGTGGCGAAGGAAGCCTGCGGGCGGGATAGTCTGGCTGTGAGTGTCTGGAAAACAGGAGGCCCCGTCCTGACCTGGTCAGCCAAGTGGGAGACTGTGATCGGTGAAGGGAGAAGCGGCGAAGATGGATCGACGGTATTGGGGCAATGGATTGGACCCCATTCTGAAAAGGATCCGACCCTGTTCTCTTCCGGATTTTTGTTTAAATTAAGGGAGCAGTTTGCCAAGATGGCGGATTTCCCAGTAGATGATCAAGAGAAAGAGGAGATTCTCAAAACCTTTTTGCGGGCGGAATACCAGCGCAATTTGGAGCAAAAAAAGAAGGTTTCCATGGATGAATTGAAGCTACGGGTGGATCCATTGATCGATTTTTGTATGAAATCCCGCAATGGGAACGGAGATGCCAACTCGGCGGAGGCCGCCATATTTCTTCGTTTTCTCCGACAACTGGAGGGGAGACAACCATGA
- the cmr1 gene encoding type III-B CRISPR module RAMP protein Cmr1, which produces MELLEVTYRIQTPLFLGGVDPHQAEMRVPSIKGALRFWYRAVDPAYTRMEEDLFGSAQAGKGQSRFLIRMETSSLKSDVIRKKDKQMLEKLKKLSYLSFFLTPNSKEKKASLTPHSGKKKKKGSRTPNSEEEQGRGYLAPKQDLKFSIVLRPPVKGEENPPEAWHSVLASVWLLGHIGGLGSRSRRGFGTVALKSWKLTGNDQADQWLRELPIAHGAESMEKWYQRWLEGLSRIQSWFGDVSKADHTVIDRQASFFYGAQGYGCWDQALFEAAKDLKYFRKEPSHSCDRIALGLPMISQKRHEPEIEYKPIDFERVASPVWIRVVQAGDKFYPVFAILSAPYPSQVETKREGKRIGKFPAPDVSSILRQFADHLRQRQYQGEGGQ; this is translated from the coding sequence GTGGAACTGTTGGAGGTTACATATCGGATCCAAACGCCCCTGTTTTTGGGAGGAGTAGATCCGCATCAAGCCGAAATGCGGGTTCCCTCGATCAAAGGGGCGCTCCGTTTTTGGTATCGTGCAGTAGATCCAGCGTATACCAGGATGGAAGAGGATCTATTCGGCAGTGCACAAGCGGGGAAAGGACAGTCACGGTTTTTGATAAGGATGGAAACCTCTTCTTTGAAAAGTGATGTCATCAGAAAAAAAGACAAACAGATGCTTGAGAAATTGAAGAAATTGAGTTATTTGAGCTTTTTCCTTACACCGAACAGTAAAGAAAAAAAGGCTTCTCTTACACCGCATAGTGGGAAAAAGAAAAAGAAAGGTTCCCGTACACCAAACAGTGAGGAAGAGCAGGGAAGGGGATATTTAGCACCCAAGCAGGATCTCAAGTTTTCGATTGTGCTTCGTCCACCTGTTAAAGGGGAGGAAAATCCTCCAGAAGCTTGGCATTCTGTGCTCGCTTCAGTGTGGCTACTCGGTCACATCGGGGGCTTGGGTTCCCGTTCCCGCCGTGGATTTGGAACCGTTGCTTTGAAAAGTTGGAAATTGACAGGGAATGATCAGGCAGATCAATGGTTGCGGGAGCTTCCTATCGCTCATGGGGCCGAGAGTATGGAGAAATGGTACCAGCGATGGCTGGAGGGACTCTCCCGGATCCAATCTTGGTTCGGTGATGTTTCAAAGGCGGATCATACCGTCATCGATCGGCAAGCTTCTTTTTTCTATGGCGCACAGGGTTATGGATGCTGGGACCAAGCCTTGTTTGAAGCCGCTAAGGATTTGAAATATTTTCGAAAAGAGCCCTCGCACTCGTGTGATCGGATTGCCCTTGGGTTACCGATGATCTCCCAAAAACGTCATGAGCCTGAAATAGAGTACAAGCCTATAGATTTTGAACGGGTGGCGTCTCCGGTCTGGATTCGCGTCGTTCAAGCAGGAGATAAATTTTATCCCGTATTTGCGATTCTGTCTGCTCCCTATCCGTCGCAGGTGGAGACGAAGAGGGAAGGAAAGAGGATCGGAAAGTTTCCTGCCCCTGATGTCTCATCGATTTTGCGTCAGTTTGCAGACCATTTGCGACAACGGCAATATCAGGGGGAGGGTGGACAGTGA
- a CDS encoding MurR/RpiR family transcriptional regulator translates to MLTRIHNRLGQFSKTEEKIARYILNHAELIPNMTTKELAEKAEVSEASVIRFSKSIGIGSFKAFKIALAQELAVGDEEYISDFSIVHKKDSPYDLFQKVVHVNKGAIELLASSLDKKELERAVNVLKEARRVLFFGVGGSAIAAVDSLYKFTKLGFQTEFNHDFHYMLSLITHLNEKDVFVAISMSGKTKDVMDLVQFAKKKGATVIAITNISKSPLYKQADIRLATPTVEKDFRSGSITSRMTQLTVIDTLYISLFNTIGKHVLEQYQEAREEVVKLRR, encoded by the coding sequence ATGTTGACGAGAATCCATAACCGATTGGGGCAGTTTTCCAAAACGGAAGAAAAAATTGCCCGGTATATTTTAAATCATGCCGAACTGATCCCGAACATGACAACCAAAGAACTGGCGGAAAAGGCTGAAGTCAGTGAAGCCTCGGTGATTCGCTTTTCCAAATCGATCGGGATCGGCAGCTTCAAGGCATTCAAAATTGCTCTGGCACAGGAATTGGCCGTTGGCGATGAAGAGTATATCTCCGATTTCTCAATCGTTCACAAGAAGGATTCTCCATATGACTTATTCCAGAAAGTTGTTCACGTGAACAAAGGAGCGATCGAGCTGTTGGCCAGTTCTCTCGATAAAAAGGAACTGGAACGGGCAGTAAATGTGTTAAAAGAAGCAAGAAGAGTATTATTCTTCGGTGTTGGCGGTTCAGCTATCGCGGCGGTGGACAGTTTGTACAAATTTACGAAACTGGGTTTTCAAACCGAATTCAACCATGATTTTCACTACATGCTGTCCTTGATAACTCATTTGAATGAGAAGGATGTATTTGTCGCCATCAGCATGTCCGGAAAAACGAAGGATGTCATGGATTTGGTTCAGTTTGCCAAAAAGAAAGGAGCAACAGTGATCGCGATCACCAATATCAGTAAATCACCGCTATATAAGCAAGCGGATATCCGGCTGGCAACCCCGACGGTGGAAAAGGATTTTCGTTCTGGCAGTATTACATCAAGAATGACACAGTTAACCGTGATCGATACGTTGTATATCAGTCTCTTCAATACCATTGGCAAACATGTACTGGAACAATATCAGGAAGCGAGAGAAGAGGTGGTGAAGCTGCGCCGCTAG
- the murQ gene encoding N-acetylmuramic acid 6-phosphate etherase yields the protein MFEKLGTETRNQKTMALDQMSTREILQVMNEEDQRVPQAILTQLPHIEIAVDRVIESFRNQGRLIYIGAGTSGRLGILDAVECVPTFSASPEMVRGIIAGGLKALTNAVEGAEDDEELGKMDLARIHLSERDTVIGLAASGRTPYVIGALAYANSRGATTVSISCNPGSKMSAYSDIAIEVETGPEVLTGSTRLKAGTAQKMVLNMISTAAMVGIGKVYQNLMVDVQPTNNKLKERSKRIIMEATGVDYETAGTYFEKADHQVKTAIVMLLLDCPKKEAAEKIKRSKGFVREALSDLRR from the coding sequence TTGTTTGAAAAATTGGGAACAGAAACAAGAAACCAAAAAACCATGGCACTGGATCAGATGTCCACAAGGGAAATTTTGCAAGTCATGAACGAAGAAGACCAACGGGTACCCCAAGCGATTTTAACCCAATTACCCCATATTGAGATCGCTGTCGATCGGGTGATCGAATCATTCCGAAATCAGGGCCGGTTAATCTATATCGGTGCAGGCACGAGTGGACGACTGGGTATATTGGATGCAGTGGAGTGTGTTCCTACGTTCAGTGCCTCCCCGGAAATGGTGAGAGGAATCATTGCGGGCGGATTGAAAGCGCTTACGAATGCTGTGGAAGGTGCCGAAGACGATGAAGAGCTTGGAAAAATGGATTTGGCGAGGATACATCTTTCGGAAAGAGATACGGTTATAGGTCTTGCCGCAAGTGGACGGACGCCATATGTCATAGGGGCGCTGGCATACGCCAACTCCCGAGGTGCTACCACCGTAAGTATCTCCTGTAACCCAGGTTCGAAAATGAGTGCCTACAGTGATATTGCCATCGAGGTGGAAACAGGCCCTGAAGTATTGACCGGTTCAACGAGACTAAAAGCCGGAACAGCACAAAAAATGGTGCTGAACATGATTTCAACTGCTGCCATGGTAGGAATCGGGAAGGTTTATCAAAATCTGATGGTGGATGTACAACCTACCAACAATAAACTGAAAGAAAGATCCAAGCGCATCATCATGGAGGCCACGGGGGTTGATTATGAAACAGCCGGCACCTATTTTGAAAAAGCCGATCATCAAGTAAAGACAGCCATTGTCATGCTTTTGCTCGATTGCCCGAAAAAAGAAGCAGCCGAAAAAATCAAGAGAAGCAAGGGATTCGTACGTGAAGCTCTATCCGATTTGAGGAGGTGA
- a CDS encoding PTS transporter subunit EIIC codes for MKNEQRMAKDILVQVGGKDNIRRMAFCMTRLRLSLKDDSKVNHDALKKVEGVMGVVDDDTLQLVIGPGTVNKVADEMSRLTGLAIGEEAEPEVDNMTFEEKAALNKEAIKQKNRTPFKNFLRRLGNIFIPLIPGLVASGIINGASNFAVNAGVSNEETWMKILLLLGSSLFTFLAILVGWNTAKEFGGTPVLGAIAGMILFNPALENIAVFGEKLVVGRGGLFGVIFAAWLMTFVEKRVRKIIPGAVDIIFTPLITLLVVGIVSLFVVMPVAGVLSDGITQGLTSLIQMGGVIAGAVLAGFFLPLVMVGLHHGLTPIHLELINTYGHTALLTILAMAGAGQVGAAMAIYVKTKNQRLKNIIKGALPVGFLGIGEPLLYGVTLPLGRPFVTACMGGALGGAFQAVMATAAKGIGVSGLSLIPLIDDGKYLLYFLGLVVGYAGGFLFTYLFGFKEEMAKDI; via the coding sequence ATGAAAAATGAACAGAGGATGGCCAAGGACATTTTGGTTCAGGTAGGTGGAAAGGACAATATCCGCCGCATGGCCTTTTGCATGACACGACTCAGACTCTCCTTGAAGGATGACAGCAAGGTCAATCATGATGCGCTCAAAAAAGTGGAGGGTGTCATGGGAGTGGTGGATGATGATACGTTGCAACTTGTGATCGGTCCCGGAACCGTGAACAAGGTGGCCGATGAAATGAGCCGTCTTACCGGATTGGCTATTGGAGAAGAAGCAGAACCGGAAGTTGACAACATGACGTTTGAGGAAAAAGCAGCTTTGAACAAGGAAGCGATCAAACAAAAAAACAGAACGCCGTTCAAGAACTTTTTGCGTCGCTTGGGAAATATATTTATCCCGCTGATTCCTGGCCTGGTTGCTTCCGGAATTATAAATGGTGCTTCCAACTTTGCGGTCAATGCAGGGGTAAGCAATGAAGAAACCTGGATGAAAATACTGCTCTTGCTCGGCAGCAGCTTGTTTACCTTTTTGGCGATTTTGGTCGGATGGAATACGGCAAAGGAATTTGGAGGAACCCCTGTCCTTGGTGCGATCGCCGGAATGATCCTGTTTAACCCGGCGTTGGAGAACATTGCAGTTTTCGGCGAAAAATTAGTAGTGGGTCGTGGAGGATTATTTGGAGTTATTTTTGCCGCCTGGCTGATGACCTTTGTTGAAAAGCGGGTTCGGAAAATAATTCCCGGCGCAGTGGATATCATCTTTACACCTTTGATTACATTATTGGTCGTAGGTATTGTTTCCTTGTTCGTTGTCATGCCGGTTGCCGGTGTATTATCGGATGGGATCACGCAAGGCTTAACCTCCTTGATCCAAATGGGCGGCGTCATTGCAGGTGCAGTTTTGGCTGGTTTTTTTCTGCCCCTGGTCATGGTGGGTCTGCACCACGGTTTGACACCCATTCATCTTGAATTGATCAACACCTACGGACATACGGCCCTGCTGACAATTCTCGCCATGGCGGGTGCAGGTCAGGTGGGTGCCGCAATGGCGATCTACGTAAAGACAAAAAACCAGCGTTTGAAAAACATCATCAAAGGTGCACTTCCGGTTGGATTTCTCGGGATAGGTGAACCGTTGCTCTATGGGGTCACTCTGCCACTGGGTCGTCCCTTTGTTACTGCCTGTATGGGGGGAGCACTCGGTGGTGCGTTCCAAGCAGTGATGGCAACCGCGGCCAAAGGGATCGGAGTATCCGGATTGTCTCTGATTCCACTCATAGATGACGGAAAATATCTTCTGTATTTCCTGGGACTTGTGGTTGGCTATGCAGGAGGCTTCTTGTTTACGTACCTGTTCGGGTTCAAAGAGGAAATGGCAAAAGATATTTGA